The following DNA comes from Lentibacillus sp. Marseille-P4043.
TTTTTCTATCACCTTGAAAAGTGAATTTTTCTACTTGTTGACCTGTTTTAGTAGAAATAGCAATAAAAACGGTACCAGCTGACTGACTTTCTACCGTATCTGGCCCCGCAACACCAGTAAAACTTATCCCGATTGTTGCATCTAAAAGTTTCGAAATATTTGTGGCCATTTCACTTGCACACTCATAGCTAACCGTTCCTTTTTCCTGGATGGTTTCAGAAGAGATGCGCAACACATTTTCTTTTACTTTGGTATCATAGCAAACAATGCCTCCAGCAAATACAGTAGAAGCACCCGGGATTGCTACAAATCGATCAGAAAACATCCCACCAGTTAGACTTTCAGCAGCTGCCAATGTCCAACCTTTTTTCTGTAACAGCTGAAAAACCTTTTCCTCCAGTTTTTCATTATCAACACCGTAACAATACTCTCCTACTTTGTTGAGGATTTTCTCTTTTGTATGATTGATCAATTCAATTGCGGCGTGATGTGTATTAGCCTTTGCTGTTAAACGAATAGCGACACCCTCAGTCTGCGCTAACGGTGCAATAGTTGGATTTGTTTGTTGTGCGATAATCGATTGTAATTCATGCTCCAAACGCGATTCACCGATACCGGTAAACCGAAGCATCGTTGATTGAATAACCATGTTGCTTCCAGTCCGCTCAGCTAAAAATGGAAGAACATGATCAGATACCATTGCCTTCATTTCTTTTGGAACCCCCGGAAGGAAAACCCACGTTTTTCCTTCATGCGTAACTATCATCCCAGGTGCCATCCCAACACGATTTTCGATCACATCTGCTCCGGCGAATACACGTGCTTGCTTTTTATTGTTTGGTGTCATGGTACTATTTTGTTTTGTAAAATAAGCCATTATTTTTTCCATTGATGGTTTGTGCTCCACAATTTCCAAATTAGAAATACGTTGAAATGCTTCTCTAGTCATATCATCATCTGTTGGGCCTAGTCCCCCTGTAACAATAATAACATCAGAGCGTTTAGATGCTTGTGAAAATTGTTCCTGCACGCGATGTAAATTATCACCGACAACGGAATGATAATAGATATCAATTCCGTGTAATGCCAATTGTTCGGAAATCCATTGGGCGTTCGTATTAGCAATTTGCCCTAATAGAAGTTCTGTTCCAACTGCTATTATTTCTGATTTAATTTGTCCCATTATTTCGAATCCCTCATTACATTCCAATTTTTAACGAAATAGTCATACCCAGAAAGAACCGTAAAAAATAACGCAACATATAACATGACGCTAGCAAATGGAAAGCTCATATAGGAAAATGGAAAATTGTGAAGCAGCAGTGCCGCTATTGCAACGATTTGTGTAACTGTTTTTAACTTTCCCATTTTGCTAGCAGCAAGAACAATTCCTTCACCAGCTGCAACAAGACGTAAACCTGTCACAGCAAATTCACGACTAATGATAACAATTACGATCCATGCTGGAGCTAACCCCATTTCAACTAATAAGATGAGTGCCGCCGAAACGAGTAATTTATCCGCTAATGGATCAAGAAACTTTCCTAAATTCGTAACTAAGTTATGTTTTCGAGCGTAATGTCCGTCAATCCAATCTGTTGTAGATGCTATGATAAATAATAATGCCGCTACAAAGTCAACAACCGGTAATTCGGAAGCTCCGATTTGCCACTCTCCCCAATCAAATGGAACGCTGAGCAGGATAATAAAAATTGGGATCAGACAAATACGTGAAAGTGTGATTCTGTTTGGTATATTCATAATGCTTTGGCCTCCTATGTATGATAACAAGTTGTAAAACCCTTCCACATGGAATGAGGGAAGGGTTTTGTGCTACATCCAACTATTTCTTGTCATTCTGATGTTGGTTTTAAATTTATCCAAAGTTTTTGGTGAACTGTGTCTGCAGGGTCTACTGGATATTCTAACTCAACACCATTTATAGTTATTTTTAGTTGCGGGGCATTCCCAACGTTCAAATAAATACGTTCATCTTCGGAAACATCAATTTCTTTTGGCGACTCCTCAGCAGTGAATGGTTTTTCATAATATGATTTTCCATCCCCGTTTTTTACACCAAGATAAGAATTACCCTCTGATTCAAATGTGATTGTTACATCATCCCCCGCATTCTCTAATTCCAGTGTTGATTCAGGGCTAGCGCCTGTACCAGTTTCAACGACTGTCAACTTCGCCTCAGTTGTATCTGTATCTGTTTTCTCATCACTATTGTCCGCCTGATCTTCTTCAGTCTGTGTTGCATCATCATCTGCAGCTGTATCGTCTTCTGAAGCTTCTTTATTTTGATCTTCGTCATCCGGATTATAAATGATTTCATTGTCATCTGGTTTATCAACAGGATCTGAATTGTCCTTTGAGATTGCTTCTTTATAAAAATACCAAGCAGCGAAAACAATACCTATCACTAGCAAAACAACAATTATAGTGGGTATTAATGAAAAAACTGCTGAATTTTTAGCTGAATTACTCTCTTTTCTTGATCGCTGAATTCGGGTATATTGTGCAGTGCTATCTTCATCTGTTTCGGGTATTTCTTCTTTGTACTCTTCCAATAGTTCATTCGGATCTAATCCTACAGCATTAGCATATTCCTTAATAAATGCTCTAGCATAAAACTTACCAGGCAAAATATGAAAATTGCCCTCCTCAATCGCCATTAAGTATCGTTTTTGAATCTTCGTTGTTTCCTGTACACTATCCAACGACAACTCTTTTTCCATTCTTGCTTCTTTTAGTCTTGTGCCTATTTCCATTCGTAAACACCATCCATTTTAAAAATCAAACATAGAAAAGCCGTTTCCTTGACTAAATTGGGATCTTTCAACTGGTTCGTATGTTATTTCTTCCTCTTCATTGCTCCGCAGTTCGATAATATAGTCAAAATCATCCAACTCATACTCAGTAGATTGAACGAACATATCAGGGTGTTCCACGACTTTGACAGCAGGAAGCTGCATAATTTCCCGTATTAATTGCCAATGTTTTTCATTGGCACGACGTGTTGAGACAATACCATCAATAATGTATAAATTATCACTACTGTATTCATCTTGTATTAATTGGCTCCGGATGGTTTGCTTTAATAAAGTACTCGAAACAAATAACCAGCGTTTATTTGCACAAACACTAGCTGCAACAATCGATTCCGTCTTACCTACACGTGGCATTCCACGAATCCCGATTAATTTATGTCCCTCTTTTTTATATAATTCTGCCATAAAGTCAACAAGTAAACCTAATTCATTTCGGACAAAACGAAATGTCTTCCGATCATCAACATCACTGTGAATATACCTTCCATGTCTAACCGCTAATTTATCCCGTAACTTAGGTTTCCTCAGTTTTGTTATTTTTATTGTATCCATTGTTTGTAAAATTGATTTTAACCGCGTAATTTGTTCATCTTTTTTTGAAAGAAGCAGCATACCCCGTCGTGAATTTTCAACACCATTGATTGAAATGATATTGATGGATAACATACCTAATAATGAGGAAATATCACCTAATAATCCAGGACGGTTGTATTGAATTTCATATTCAAAATACCATTCTGTTTTCTCCATAGTACGCTCCTTTTAATCCATACTTAAAAATTACATCCTACTCTATAATAAATGATTTTTTGTATTGTGAAAAGGAGATTAACAATATAAATGCAGATTCCTAGAAAAATATGCTAAAAGAGGTTGTTCAAAAAGTTACTTTCAGATTATTTAATGAACATATTACACAAAAATAAAGAAGCCGACTTATCTCCTCAGCTTCTTTATTATAAAGATTTTTAATGTAAATTTCCTTCATTTTGCACAAGTTTTACCATCGATTGTTTATACATGTAGGAAGCGATGCCGGCCTAAAGACGTTACCAACCACCATTTATTTCAATAATTTCCCCTTGAATATAGTTCGATCGTTCATCCAGCAAAAAACTGAGAGTATGTGCAATTTCTTCTGGTTTCCCGGCCCTGTTCATAGGGATCTGGGCGATGACTTCTTCCTTTTCTGCTGGTGATAAATTCGCATTCATTTTCGTATCAATGAAGCCCGGACTAATTGCATTAACCGAGACCCCACTTGGAGCAACCTCCTTGGCCAACGATTTCACAAAACTGTTTTGTGCTCCTTTGACCGAAGAATACATGACCTCATTACTAGCTCCAACATTTCCCCAAATCGACGTAATAAAAATAATGGAACCAAAGTGTTGTTGAATCATGGACGGCAATAGTTGCTTTGTAATGATCCAAGGTGCTTTTACATGTAAGGTTAACATGTCATCCATCTCTTCAACAGTTGTTTGTTGAAACAGGCCATAATGCGCATTACCACTAGCAAAAACAATCGCATCAACAGGAAAAACCAATTGATTGAGCAACCTATCAATCCCATTTACCGTTGCGAGGTCTGCTTGAACCTCCAGCAGAATTTGTTCTCGTTTTACGGTATTTCGCAATTGATCAATAGCTTGCTTATTTTTATGGTAATGTAAAATCAATTGGTTTCCATCTGTTGCTAAACGCTTTGCGATGGCGATCCCAATATCGCCACTTGCTCCAACAATTAGTATATTTCTCCCCATAATATCGCCTACTCTTACTCCGCAACTATTTTACAAACCGATAAACGCTCAGCCTTAATCCAGTTTTGGATAAAATTATTTGCTTCATCTAACGTTAAAGACTGAATGGTTGGAATCAACTTAAACAAATCAATTCCTACAATGTGATAGTGGATAAATTTATTGGCGATAAATTCCAAAGAGTTCATAGCCCGTAATAATTGGCCAATTTTTTTCTTTTTCATTCGCGTAAATTCTTCCTCAGTTAGTGTTGCTTTATTTGTACGCATCAGCATTTCCTTGACCTTTTCGGCAAACTGATCAGGTTCACCTGTATTACCGCCAATCAATGAATAGCCGAAGTTTTTCTCTAAATTGGTTTCAAAATAAAAACTGGCATCAATTAGTTTTTGATCATATAACTCTTGGTAAAATGGTCCACCCTTTGAGAAATAATGGTCAATTACCATACCTTGCAATAAATCTTTCTTTAAGAATTCATCCCCACTCATTTCTTTGGCCGATTCTTTAATACCTACTGTACATTTTGGAACTGAAACTGGCATTACAATCTTATTTTCAGCCATTGCCACTTCCTCGGGCTCATGCGGATAATTTCGTTTAATTTTCTCCAGTTTAGCAAACTTTTTTTTGCTTTGATTTGTTTTGATCAATTTTGTCATCTTGTCAACGTCAAAATTTCCGGCGATAAACAATGTCATATTTTCAGGATGATAAAACGTATTGTAGCACGTATACAAATCATCTTTCGTAATCGAATTGATCGACTCCACTGTTCCGGCAATATCAACTTTTACAGCATGTTCTTGAAACATACCTTTAATTGTTCCCATAAACGCTTGCCAATCAGGTTGATCATCATACATTTTTATCTCCTGACCAATAATCCCTTTTTCTTTCTCCACCGATTGTTCCGAGAAAAACGGATCCTGTACAAAATCAATTAACGTTTCTACATTTTTCTCGATTTGATCTGTAGCTGCAAACAAATATGCTGTTTTTGTAAACGATGTATAGGCATTGGCTGAAGCACCCTGTTTTCCAAAATCAGCGAACACATCTCGATCCTCTTTTTCAAACATCTTATGCTCTAAAAAGTGTGCGACACCTTCTGGAACTGTAACCTGCTCATCTTGATCAATAGGTACGAACGTTTGATCAATCGAACCGTAATTCGTTGAAAAAATGCCGTACGTTTTGGCCATTTCCTGCTTCGGTAGTAAAAATATAGTTAATCCATTATCAAGTTTCTCTGAATAAATTGTCTCTTCAATATCTTGATAAGATTGCCTATTCATCCGAATTCCCCCCGTTCTTTGTTAAAAGGTAAACCGTGTCTAATTCCAGTTTATTGGCGACATCAACAATATCTTGTTTTTTAACTTGATTAATGTCAGCGATTAATTGTTCCGGTGGCAATTTTTTGTTTCCGATTACTTGTTGATACAACATTTCAATGATTCCTTGTGGATGATCCATCGTTTCCAATAGTTGATTAACAATTAATCCTTTCGTTTCTTCGATTTCATTTTCCGCGAATTCACCTTTTTTCATAGCTTCCATTTGTAGTTCAATAATTTCTCTTGCTTGCTCATAATCCTGTGGAGCGATTCCGCTGAAGACGAGCAATAACCCTTTATGGCTTTCAAAACGAGACGCAGCATAATATGCTAAGCTATTCTTTTCCCGAACATTGATAAAGAGTTTGGAGCTTGGAAACCCGCCAAAAATGCCATTAAATACTTGTAATGCAAAGTAATCATCATCGGAATACGTAATATTGGTGCGATAGCCCAGATGTAGTTTTGCTTGTTGGATTGCTTGTTTTTCAATTACTGTATTCGATTCTATCCGTTCTTTTTTTGATTCTGTTTGTTGCTCGGTATGATGATCTACCTCATTTCGTCCCAATTGTGTTGTTATTTTTTCTTTGATTTCGCGGCTTTCAATATCTCCAGAAACATAAATATCCAATTGATCTTTTTCCACTACTGTTTGGTAATAGTCATATAAATTCTCAGCCGTAATGGTGTCAAGATCTTCTTGATAACCATGAACATGTAATTGGTATACTTCGTTAGCACACATTTCATCAATCAGCCTCATATTGGCGTAACTCATTTTATCATCAATGATCGCATTTATTTTTTGGTGTAATGTTTCTTTTTCTCGCGCCAAAATTCTTTCATCAAAACAGTTAGCCGTAACATTAGGCTGAAAAATAACTTCATTTAATAGTGCAATCCCTTTATCAATTACAGAGGATTCATCAGCGATAAACTTGTCATTTGCTATTTCCAACCGAATACTAATGATATGATTATTTCCTTTTTTTCCACCGTCAATGGACAATACTGCCCCATACAAATCGTCCAGTCTTGCTTGCAAAGATGTGCTGTTTGGAAACGATTTCGTTCCTTGCTGCAATACGTACGGAAGTAGAGCCCTTTTGGTAATTGTTTCTCTATCCAGGGGTGCTTTCAGTTTTGCTACAAAAGCAATCGTTTTATGCTTTTTGTTCGGTATGACATGTAAATGAAATCCATTTTCTTGAAAAACTTCTTCGGCAACATTGCTCATTCGATTTCCTCCTATTTTATGTATGTTGCTAAACTTTTCCATCCTTTTTACTATCTCAATATTAGTTTATTCTATTCTAGTTATTATTATAGGCTATTTTTACCAAAAATAAAAACTGACCCTTATGGATCAGTTTTTATTTAAGACTTAATCATTCTATCTGCTTCCTTTAATATATGGTACACCATTTGCTTTTGGTGCATCGGCACGTCCAATGAATCCAGCTAATGCGAGAATTGTTAGAACGTAAGGAGCAATTAGCAAATAAATTTGTGGTACGTTATCAAGGAATGGAACCCCTGCACTTATAACACTTAAGCTTTGTGCAAATCCAAAGAATAAGGCAGCTCCCATAGCACCAAGTGGATGCCATTTACCGAAAATGACCGCAGCAAGTGACATAAATCCTTGTCCAACAATCGTTGAATGTGAGAAATTTAAGGCGATTGTTAACGCAAATACTGAACCACCTAAACCACCCATCGCTCCAGAAATCATTACCGCAATATAACGCATTTTATAAACGTTTATTCCGTTTGTATCAGCTGCCATCGGATGTTCACCAACCGCACGCAAACGTAATCCAAAAGGTGTTTTATAAAGTACATACCATGCAACAAATGCTAAGATAATGGCCAAATATGATGTTAAATACGTATGCTGGAAAAATATTGGCCCAATCACAGGAATATCGCCTAATATGGGCACATCTGTTGTATAAAACGGCTCATCGACCATATCTGTTTGTCCTTTTCCATACCATTGTTTAGTTAAAAAGACACCTAAACCAAGTGCTAAAAAGTTTATTGCCACACCACTAACAACCTGATCAGCTCGAAAGGATACAGATGCAACAGCATGAATAATGGAAAATATTGCGGAAACAACCATTGCCACTAGAATGGAGATCCATGGTGTCCAAGCACCCAATGCATCCGAAAATGTTAAGTTAAACACAATACCAACAAAGGCACCCATTACCATTAAACCTTCGAGACCAATATTGACAACACCAGATTTTTCACTAAATACGCCACCTAACGCCGTAAAAATAAGAGGTGCTGAAAAGAACAGTGCAGGTGTAATAATGGATTGTAATAGATCAACAATTCCCATTTACTTTTCCTCCTTTTTAAAGCGAAGTAATACCCAGCGAATGATGTAACTTGATGCAACAAAGAAGATAATTAACGCAATAATAATATCAACAAGTTCAGTCGGTACACCTGCAACGGTAGGCATGTTAACCGCTCCTACCTTCAATACTCCAAACAAGAACGCCGCAAGCACAACGCCAATGGCAGAATTCGCACCAAGTAGTGCAACTGCTATCCCATCAAAACCTAAATTGGTAAAACCAGACATAACGGAAATAGTTCCATACGTTCCTAGTCCTTCCATAGCCCCAGCAAGTCCCGCAAAGGCTCCAGATATAACCATTGATAAGATAATGTTTTTACTAACGTTCATGCCAGCATATTTTGATGCATGCCGATTATAACCAACTGCTTTAATTTCATAACCAGTTGTTGTTCGATCAATAATAAACCACATAACAGCTGCAGCAAATAATGCGATTAAAATTCCATAGTGCAGTCTGGAAAAATACGTTAAACCTTGCAACCATTCAGATGCCAATGAAGCTGTTCCAGATATCTGATCTGTCGTTTCTGCATTATCTGTTAGAACACTTCTGATTATTTCGTTTGTACAATATAACGCAATATAGTTCATCATAATCGTAACAATTACTTCATGTACACCCAATTTTGCTTTTAGTAAACCAGGCACAAATCCCCATACTGCACCTGCAACTGCCGCAGCGATCACAGCCAACGGCAAATGTATATACATTGGCGCATCTACAGCCAAACCAACCCAAACCGCTGCTAGCCAGCCTACTATTACTTGTCCCTCCGCACCAATGTTAAACAAATTGGCACGATAAGCGAATGCTACAGCTAAACCGGTAAGGATATATGGAGCAACTTTCCGTAATGTCTCACCAAAGAAGTACAAATCACCAAACGAACCTTGCCAGAGTGCAGCATATCCTTTTATCGGATTGTAGCCGAATGCCAGCATGATAATCGCTCCAAAGATCAACCCTAATAATACAGAAATGATTGGAACTAGTATATTAAACATTTTGTTAGAAGCCATTATTCATCACCTGCACTTTCTTGCTTACTACCTGCCATTAACAACCCTAGTTCTTGCTCATTTGTTTCTTCAGGTTTCACATTGGCCACTATTTTACCGTCAAACATTACGGCAATGCGATCACTTACATCGATAATTTCATCTAACTCAAAAGAAACGAGTAAAACGGCTTTTCCTTTATCTCTTTCTTCAATCAATTTTTTATGAATAAATTCAATTGCCCCAACGTCTAAACCTCTTGTAGGCTGTGCAGCAATTAATAAATCCGGCGAGCGATCTACTTCTCGACTTATAATTGCTTTTTGCTGGTTTCCTCCTGATAGTGCACGCGCTTTCGTATATTCACTAGGTGTACGAACATCATATTCATTAATTAATTGGGTTGCTTTTTTATAAATCTCTTTGTAGTTCAAAATGGAACCCTTCGAATATGGTTTTTGATAATAGGTTTGCAGCACCATATTTTCACCAATCGGATAATCTAACACAAGACCATATTTATGACGATCTTGCGGTATATGCCCGACACCACTCTCGGTTACTTTTCGTGGTGACAGATTCGTAATGTCTTTATTATTTAATTTAATTGTTCCTGATTCTGATTTAGTTAGTCCAGTTATAGCCTCAATTAATTCTGACTGTCCATTACCATCAACACCGGCAATACCAACAATTTCACCAGCACGTAATTCGAGATTTAAGCCTTTCACCAAATCTACTTTTCTAGCATCTTTAACGAACAAATTTTCAATTTCGAGAACGACGTCTTTCGGGTTTGCTATCTGCTTGTCTGTTTTAAAACTAACATCCCTGCCGACCATTAAAGAAGCCAATTCCGTAACACTTGAATCTTTAACATCAACTGTACGAATTCCTTTCCCTTTGCGAATCACAGTACACCTGTCACAAACCTCCATAATTTCCTTTAGTTTGTGTGTAATTAGAATAATAGATTTACCTTCTCTTATTAACGAACGCATAATTTCAATCAACTCATTAATTTCCTGTGGGGTAAGAACTGCAGTTGGTTCGTCAAATATCAAAACTTCAGCACCACGATATAATGTTTTTAAGATTTCGACACGTTGTTGCATCCCAACCGATATATCACTTATTTTCGCCGTAGGATCTACCTTTAAACCATAACGATCCGAAAGTTCCTGAACCTCTTTTTCTGCCTTTTTCAGGTTAATTTTTCCACTTTTCTTGGTCGGTTCACTGCCAAGGATGATGTTTTGAGTAACCGTAAATGTATCAACTAACATAAAATGCTGATGGACCATTCCAATTCCCAAATCGTTAGCAATATTAGGATTGGTAATGTCCACTTTTTCACCATGAACATGTATTTCCCCTTTTTCCGGCTGGTACAAGCCAAATAACACATTCATTAAGGTGGATTTTCCAGCTCCATTTTCGCCTAATAATGCATGAATTTCCCCTTTTTTTAACTGTATCGTTATATCATCATTTGCAACGATTCCTGGAAATTCTTTACGTATATGAAGCATTTCAATTACATAATCCACTTCTCTTCACCCCTCTTTTACAAAATATGCTGGTTTCATGAAAATCACCAAATGAAGAGGCTGGAAAATAATGTATCCCTTCATTTAGAGATTTTTACCAATTTAAGGGTAAAAAAGGCTGGTAATTCCAGCCATTTTTACCTAACTTTTATAGTGCATCCACGAATTCTTCCGTTTCTTCACGTGTTTTTGGAACGTCAATTTCTCCGTTAGTGATTTTTTCTTTCCATTCATCTACAGCTTTAATAATTTCGTCTGTTAGTGCATCCTCATTTGTTTTTGCTACACTAATAGCTTCATCTTCCAAGCCATATTCTAATACTTCACCACCAGGAAATTCGCCGTTCATGGACTTATTGGATAAGTCTTGGACTGCAACATCTACACGTTTTACCATTGATGTTAGTGTTACATTGTAATCGTCAATTTGTCCTTCTTCGTATTGGTCACGATCAACACCAATTACCCATACATCTTTATCCGGATTATTCTGTTTAATATCCTTTGCTTGAGCAAATACACCATTTCCAGTTCCGCCAGATGAGTGGTAGATAATGTCTACACCATTGTTGTACATATTTGTTGCAATTAATTTACCTTTATCAGCAGCACCGAAAGATTCGGCATATTGTACATCAACATCAATATCCGGATTTATTGATTTAACACCTGCTATAAAACCAGATTCAAATTTGTTGATTAGCGGAGAATCAACCCCACCAACAAATCCAACTTTATTTGATTTCGTTTTCATTGCTGCAGCAACACCTACTAAGAATGATCCTTCATGTTCTTTAAATGTAACGCTTGCAACATTTGGTTCCTCGACAACATCATCGACAATTGAGAAGTGTGTGTCCGGATATTGCTTGGCAACCTTGGTAATACCTTCTTTTAAATTAAAGCCGATACCGAAGATTAAATTGTAATCTTGTTTGACTAGACGAGTAAGGTTAGGCATGTATTCTGATTGATCATTTGATTGAGCATAATCAATTCCATCCCCCTTGGAAAATCCATGTTCATCTCCCCATGCTTTCAAACCTTCCCATGCTGATTGGTTAAATGATTTATCATCTACACCACCAATATCAGTTACCATTGCCGCGCTGAAATCTGAATCTTCGCTACTTGCTTCATCACCAGATTTTTCATCATTGCTTTTACTGTCGTCATCCGAACTGCCACATGCAGCTAGTACCATTCCAATGCTTAAAATTAAAGCAAATAGTACAATAAATTTACGATTTTTCAATCAAAAAACCCCCTATTTTTGAATTTTGCTAACAACTAAATAAGAATATCACAAGCTAATAGTTCTCACGATCACCTCCCAAAGGCGCTAATTTATGATACCCCTTACAAGCGTTTCCGCAAAACATAAAAACTAAATACATCCGAGCGAAAATAATTTATAGAATATAATACTGCTTCATCTTCTGCTGTATAATGTACTTGTTTTAGTAGCAGCAATGATTGCTCAGGGTCACAGTCCAAAATATCGTATATCCGATCATGATAACTGATCGGCTCAATATACGTAATGGCGTAGGTGATTCGCTTATTTGCGTGGGTCTCCAAAAGTTTAAATAATGAGTCTTCTTCATGAACGTGTTCTAGTGGAATAAGGCCCTCCGGTATTTTGTCAACACAAAACACAACAGGGTCATTATCCGCTGTCCGAACACGCTCGATTTTTGCGAGTTTTTGAATTTTTTTAGGTGCAAATCGATTGCGATCATCTTCAGTCGGTTCAATGAACTCTGTTGATATATATTCAGATCCAGCAGTTTTTCCCGACTGTCTAATCATATACGTAACACTATTTAACTGTTCTATCCCAGATGAGAAAATAGGTTTGGGATTAACAAATGTACCGACGCCATGTCGTCTTGTCACCACGTTTTCCTCTTCTAAAATGCGAAGTGCTTCCCGTAATGTGGCACGTGAGACACCTAATTGCTTTGATAATTGAAACTCAGATGGGAGCTTCTCTTTTTCTTTATACTTACCGCTTTCAATATCACGCTTAACCTCATCAATTACTTGTAAATACAAATGACGCGAATCCATTTTGATTGACATGACTACCCCCCTTTGTAAACCTGGTCTTATGTAAAAAAGAAAGCGCCTTCATACGCAACACAGAAAAATTCAGCTTGTGATCTGACCTCTGACGTATGACTCGTATATCCGAAAATTAATATACCATTTTTCTGAAGATAAATAAACAGTTATAGGACAAAATTCTTAAAAATTATCTTTTATGTTGGCAAAAAAAGCTGAACGTCTAAAAAAAAGCAGCAAAAACCTAGCAATTATCTAGGTATTGCTGCCTGCATTTTATGCTTTACAAAGTTACCATTAAGATGATTTTTCTTCCGAGGCTTGGGAAATTAGGACTGTTCTTGGTTTACTTCCTTCATATGGTCCAACAATCCCTCTATCTTCCATTGCGTCGATCAATCGAGCTGCTCTTGTATAACCGATGCGAAATCTTCTTTGCAGCATGGAAACACTAGCACTTTGCATTTCAGTTATAAGTTGAACGGCATCATCAAATAGTTCATCGTCCACTTCCGATTTAACCTCGGCTGTATCTTCTGGAATCATTTCTTCCTGGTACGATGCTTTTTGCTGATCGATACAATGGTCAACGATTCGTTCTACCTCTTCATCCGATAAAAATGCTCCTTGTACCCTAGTAGGTTTTGAAGCGCCAACGGGCATGTAAAGCATATCACCTCTACCTAGTAATTTTTCTGCACCGCCTGAATCCAAAATCGTACGAGAATCAGTCTGTGATGACACGCTAAAAGCAATACGAGATG
Coding sequences within:
- a CDS encoding GntR family transcriptional regulator; translation: MSIKMDSRHLYLQVIDEVKRDIESGKYKEKEKLPSEFQLSKQLGVSRATLREALRILEEENVVTRRHGVGTFVNPKPIFSSGIEQLNSVTYMIRQSGKTAGSEYISTEFIEPTEDDRNRFAPKKIQKLAKIERVRTADNDPVVFCVDKIPEGLIPLEHVHEEDSLFKLLETHANKRITYAITYIEPISYHDRIYDILDCDPEQSLLLLKQVHYTAEDEAVLYSINYFRSDVFSFYVLRKRL